A part of Melittangium boletus DSM 14713 genomic DNA contains:
- a CDS encoding TolC family protein, with the protein MFVSLAVLLLAAAPGEVTPVTFAQAVSLAGRAPGPQSAARAADVQRAEQARLSAFVLNPQVVVEPGYRQRQEERGADLRLGLSQGFNLSGQVSARDQALRAEQSVLQAEARAVLLERQLAIAEAWLLLWAAERAQTQSELEVTLAGSFQKAVEGASALGAATKLELAEASAYLAEARLTALDAEGLAAERRVALTRVLGHSPASRLQAEGPLPEVTLPPDSTWESLVVEASRLPEVAARTFGAEAERARAAELHASRGNWLQVGLAGQREYDGASGGALTLTWTPPLFDRGGRERAALLASAERQEGEAREAGQASSAALALAFHEVVHAHEVLDALQGQLLPATEEAARLREFLFQSGESTVPEVVLARRALASARIRLGHARARESLARVRARFFIDALSGVSAP; encoded by the coding sequence ATGTTTGTTTCCCTCGCCGTCCTCCTCCTGGCCGCCGCGCCCGGGGAGGTCACTCCGGTGACCTTCGCCCAGGCGGTGTCGCTCGCCGGGAGGGCTCCTGGCCCCCAGAGCGCCGCCCGGGCCGCGGACGTCCAACGCGCCGAGCAGGCGCGCCTGTCCGCCTTCGTCCTCAATCCGCAAGTCGTCGTCGAGCCCGGCTACCGCCAGCGCCAGGAGGAGCGGGGTGCTGACCTTCGCCTGGGCCTCAGCCAGGGCTTCAACCTCTCCGGACAGGTCTCCGCGCGCGATCAGGCCCTGCGCGCCGAGCAGTCCGTGCTCCAGGCCGAGGCGCGGGCTGTCCTGCTCGAGCGCCAGCTCGCCATCGCCGAGGCGTGGTTGCTCCTGTGGGCCGCCGAGCGGGCCCAGACGCAGAGCGAGCTGGAGGTGACGCTGGCCGGCTCCTTCCAGAAGGCGGTGGAGGGGGCCTCGGCGCTGGGCGCGGCCACGAAGCTGGAGCTGGCCGAGGCATCCGCCTATCTCGCCGAGGCCCGGCTCACGGCGCTGGATGCCGAGGGGCTGGCCGCCGAACGGCGCGTGGCGCTGACCCGGGTGCTCGGCCATTCCCCCGCGAGCCGGCTCCAGGCCGAGGGGCCCCTGCCCGAAGTGACGCTTCCGCCGGACTCCACGTGGGAGTCCCTGGTGGTCGAGGCCTCCCGGCTGCCGGAGGTGGCCGCGCGGACGTTCGGGGCCGAGGCGGAGCGGGCGCGGGCCGCCGAGCTGCATGCCTCCCGGGGCAACTGGCTCCAGGTGGGCCTCGCGGGCCAGCGTGAGTACGACGGGGCCTCGGGCGGCGCCCTCACGCTCACGTGGACGCCGCCCCTGTTCGATCGCGGGGGCCGGGAGCGCGCGGCCCTGCTGGCCAGCGCCGAGCGTCAGGAGGGCGAGGCGCGCGAGGCGGGCCAGGCGTCCAGCGCCGCGCTGGCGCTCGCCTTCCACGAGGTGGTGCACGCGCACGAGGTGCTGGATGCGCTCCAGGGCCAGTTGTTGCCCGCCACCGAGGAGGCCGCCCGGCTGCGCGAATTCCTCTTCCAGTCCGGGGAGTCCACCGTCCCCGAGGTGGTGCTGGCGCGCCGCGCGCTGGCCTCCGCCCGCATCCGCCTGGGTCATGCCCGGGCCCGTGAGTCCCTGGCCCGCGTCCGGGCCCGCTTCTTCATCGACGCCCTCTCCGGAGTTTCCGCCCCATGA